A genomic stretch from Aedes albopictus strain Foshan chromosome 2, AalbF5, whole genome shotgun sequence includes:
- the LOC109423549 gene encoding uncharacterized protein LOC109423549, which yields MRLPLQLIGSFLLLSIVVNHVQSAAFSNAHSSEEHEDVKDATPAGAANVAHYRARPGYSAQYSSEEEEDEPQQVYTRRQQHHSQDKKGKKAAYSSEEVEVEEEPDRLSVLLEKSDFHCTGRTTGYYADESLGCEVFHYCQENQKHSWICPEGFTFHQVHLICMPPSSDNICEQSSKYHFVNDYLYKPINMEEHMTKPNVTLRYSERYYPENFYVDERHYDYDRQQRVHEERRQPVQQQPKQQYHVPQQQIRKQPAYVVSSTPSYRAVTPSPTHQSVYRSPEEINISLQQRRPSYSPTTQRYEDDEEYGSYER from the exons GCTACCACTGCAATTGATCGGCAGCTTTCTGCTGCTAAGCATCGTCGTCAACCATGTCCAATCGGCTGCGTTCAGCAATGCTCACAGCTCGGAAGAGCATGAAGACGTCAAAGATGCCACCCCCGCCGGAGCAGCCAATGTAGCCCACTACCGAGCTCGTCCAGGATATTCCGCACAGTACAGCTCCGAAGAGGAGGAAGATGAACCCCAACAGGTTTACACCCGCCGTCAGCAGCATCACTCTCAGgacaagaaaggcaaaaaggcaGCCTATTCCAGCGAAGAAGTCGAAGTTGAAGAGGAACCTGATCGGCTTTCCGTTTTGCTAGAGAAGTCCGATTTCCACTGCACCGGTCGCACCACTGGATACTACGCCGACGAGAGCCTAGGCTGCGAAGTGTTCCACTACTGCCAAGAAAACCAGAAGCACTCCTGGATCTGCCCGGAAGGTTTCACGTTCCATCAAGTGCACCTGATCTGTATGCCACCATCCAGCGACAACATCTGCGAACAGTCATCAAAGTACCACTTTGTCAACGACTATCTCTACAAGCCAATCAACATGGAAGAACACATGACCAAACCGAATGTCACTTTGAG ATACTCAGAGCGCTATTACCCGGAGAACTTCTACGTTGATGAGCGTCACTACGACTACGACCGCCAGCAGCGTGTCCACGAAGAACGCCGTCAACCTGTTCAGCAGCAACCGAAACAGCAGTACCACGTTCCCCAGCAGCAAATTCGCAAGCAACCCGCCTACGTGGTCTCGTCCACCCCAAGCTACCGGGCAGTGACCCCAAGCCCAACCCACCAGAGCGTGTACCGCAGCCCGGAAGAGATCAACATCTCCCTGCAGCAGAGAAGGCCAAGCTACTCGCCGACCACCCAGCGCTACGAGGACGACGAAGAGTACGGCAGCTACGAGCGCTAA
- the LOC109423541 gene encoding protein YIPF1 has translation MEPSVDDLLSFKEFPLIQEGNSNSAQLNIDSPKKVSPSRETDSTSEETDTPKSSSFFTFEYYQKFFDVDTMMVVDRIATSIIPKRAPTDYLKLNIGTNPDLYGPVWIVITLIFSIAISGNMASYLQNAGNHQWRYDFHLVSVSATVIILYTCLVPFGLWALLKWSIRPDEMDLEEQLPYTPSLLSLICVYGYSMAIYIPVSVLWTIQVPLFQWLLVATGTFLSGFALVWILMPAIKTSKYSLFITPIIGLIHFILATGFMLAYFRPADTHESVATAKLVEQVKATVAAVVAHKNATQ, from the exons ATGGAACCGAGTGTGGACGATCTGCTGTCCTTCAAGGAGTTTCCCCTGATACAGGAGGGAAACTCCAACAGCGCCCAGCTAAATATCGATTCACCGAAAAAGGTGTCCCCCAGCCGTGAGACCGACAGTACATCAGAAG AAACTGATACTCCCAAAAGCTCATCGTTCTTTACGTTCGAGTACTACCAGAAGTTTTTCGATGTCGATACTATGATGGTAGTGGATCGAATAGCCACGTCAATCATTCCGAAGCGGGCACCGACGGATTACCTGAAGCTCAACATCGGTACCAATCCGGATCTGTACGGGCCCGTGTGGATCGTCATCACTTTG ATTTTCTCGATTGCCATCTCGGGAAACATGGCCAGCTACTTGCAGAATGCTGGAAACCACCAATGGCGGTATGATTTTCACTTGGTCTCAGTCTCGGCAACGGTTATAATACTGTACACTTGTCTGGTGCCGTTTGGTCTGTGGGCTCTGCTCAAGTGGAGCATTCGACCGGATGAGATGGATTTGGAAGAG CAATTACCCTACACTCCGTCACTTTTGTCCCTAATTTGCGTTTACGGGTACTCTATGGCCATCTACATCCCTGTTTCGGTACTGTGGACCATTCAG GTTCCCCTCTTTCAATGGCTTCTGGTTGCCACTGGAACATTCCTGTCCGGTTTCGCTTTGGTTTGGATTCTGATGCCAGCGATCAAAACGTCCAAATATTCCCTCTTCATTACGCCCATTATTGGGTTGATTCATTTCATTCTGGCTACCGGATTTATGCTGGCCTATTTCCGTCCAGCGGACACGCATGAAAGTGTGGCAACAGCCAAGCTGGTGGAACAGGTGAAGGCTACGGTTGCTGCCGTCGTTGCCCACAAGAATGCTACCCAATAG
- the LOC109423566 gene encoding probable protein BRICK1-B → MDAHREAIQKQIHQDWANREYIEVITASIKRITDFLNSFDMSCRSRLAVLNEKLTTLERRIDYLEACVTKGETLQ, encoded by the exons ATGGACGCCCATCGCGAAGCGATTCAGAAACAAATCCACCAGGACTGGGCCAATCGCGAGTACATCGAAGTCATCACGGCCAGCATCAAACGAATCACAGACTTCCTCAATTCGTTCG ATATGAGTTGTCGGTCGCGGCTGGCGGTGCTGAATGAGAAACTGACCACGTTGGAACGGCGAATCGACTACCTCGAGGCTTGCGTGACCAAGGGGGAAACGTTGCAATAG